In the genome of Actinomadura luzonensis, the window CGCCGGTCGAGCGCGGCCAGATGCCGCTGGGCAGCGCCTTCCGCCGGGCCTGCGCGGAGACCTCGGCGAGGTGTGTGCGCAGCTCGGCGGGCAGCGTCGCGTAGAAGGCCGGGTAGACCAGCCCGGCCGACAGCAGCGCCGCGTTGACCGAGCCGTCCGCGAGGGGCCCGTCCAGGAACACGGCGGAGCCGTCGGGGCCGGGGTGGTCGCCGGCGTAGGCGAACGCGATGAGCCGGCCGTTGGCGTCGATTCCGTTGCTCAGCACGTGGCCGCGCAGCTCGTCCTGGTCGGCGGAGCGGACCGTGTTGGGCAGGTCGTCCCAGAAGGTGACGTTGGTGAAGCCGAGCAGGCGCAGCAGCTCGTCCCGGGCGGCCAGCGCGCCGGCCGGCTCCTGGTGGGTCTCGGCGAAGTGCGTCTCCAGCGCGTCGATGGCCTCCAGCCGTACGGAGACGCCGCGGCGGTTGATGCCGGGCGGCCGTCCGGAGTGCCGGGCCAGCCGTTCGACCAGCGCCGGGTTGTCGGGCCGGAACTTGACGGTGTCGCCGTCCGGCTCGGGCCCGCGCCGGGGCAGGTCGGGGTAGCGGATGACGAAGGTGCCGCGTAACAGGGTGTAGCTCATCAGGATCCCCCTTGGCTCGGCGAGCGGAGCGTAGCTCGCATAAGGGGCATCGTCTACAGGTCTGGGTTAATCACCGGTAAACGGCTACCGCCGCCTCCCCGACCAGCGTCTCCACGACGCCGACCAGCTCGGCGACCTCCCGTGAGCCCTCGCGGGCGATCTCCCGCAGCCGCGCCGCGAGGCGGCCGGACGGCTGGTCGAGATACAGCTCCTCCTCCAGCCGCAGCGCCGCGACCAGCCCGCACAGCGCGGCGCAGCGCGCGTCCGGCTGCCGCCAGCCCTCCACCGCCGAACGGGCCCCGGACGAGGCCCGCACCACGGAGGCGATGTCCGCGATCAGGTAGCGGGTGGTCGGCAGCAGCCCCATCACCCGCTTGGTCGTGCGCCGCAGCACCCCGGCGGCGACCAGCGCCTCGCGGGTGCGCTCGTAGGCGGCGCCGGCCGCCTTCTTGACCGGCGTCCGCACGTCGCCGGGCTCCCGCGTGACGAGCGCGAGCAGGTCGCCCGAGAAGTCGTCGGCGGCGTCGGCGGGATCGGCGGCGGGCCGGGACGGGACAGAGGCCGCCACCCGCCCCCTGGCCACCGCGACGCGGCCGGCCAGCGCCAGCTCCAGCATCGCCGCCCCGGCCAGCCCCAGCCCCATCGAGGCCGGGTGGACCAGCAGCTTGCCGGACTGGTCGTGCGCGATGAGGTACAGGTCCTGGTGCAGCGGCAGCCGGTTCACGACGCCTCCGTCGCGGCCGGCGGACGCCGGGACGCCGGGACGCCGCCCAAGGCCGGACGCCGGCCGAGCGCGTACAGGGAGATCAGCATCAGCACGCCGGCGGCCAGCCAGGCGAGCCCGACGACCTGCGCCAGGACGTTCGCGTTGATCACCACGAGGATCAGGATGCCCATGCCGGCCAGCGGCGCGACCAGGTGCGGCCACCACGCCCGCGAGCCGCCGCGCACCACGTAGTGCACGATCACCGACACGTGCAGGACGATGAAGGCCACCATCGCGCCCATGTTGATGAGGCTGCTGAGCAGGTCCACCCCGTCCCGCCGCACGGACATCCAGACCCCGAGCCCCACCGACAGCGCCGACACCAGCACGATCGCGTTGGCCGGCACCGAGTGCCGCACCGACACCCGGGCGAGGAACGACGGGAGCTGCCGGTCGCGGGCCATCGCGTACAGCAGGCGGGAGACGGCGACCTGCGCCACCAGCGTGTTGGCCAGCCCCCAGGACAGCGCGGTGGCGGCCGAGGTGACGTGCCGCAGCCACTCGCCCCCCGCCACCGCGGCGGCGTCGTAGAAGGCGGTGCCGCTGCCGGAGCGCAGCAGCCCGTCCGGGTCGGGCACGAGCAGGGCGGCGACCCACACCTGCGTGACGAACAGCACCCCGGCTAGCACCAGCGCCATCCGCATGGCCCGCCCGACCTGCTCCGAGCCGCCGGTGGACTCCTCCACCAGCATGCTGATCCCGTCGAAGCCGAGGAAGGACAGGACCGCGACCGAGACCGCGGCGAAGACCACCGGCCAGGAGAACGTCCCGGCGTTGAACAGCGGCTCCAGGCTGAACCCGCGGCCCTTGCCCTGCAGCAGCGCCCAGATCCCGACCAGCAGGAACAACGCCAGCACGACCAGCTCGGCGACGATCATCACCCGGGTCAGCCGGACCGTCATCCGGATGCCGCGCAGGTTGATCGCCATGTTGACGGCGACGAAGCCGACCAGCCACGCCCACACCGGCACCGCCGGCACGATGTCGTGCATGGCGATGGAGGCCACCAGGTAGAGCAGGCTCGGCACGAGGATGTAGTCGAGCAGCACCATCCAGCCGGTCAGGAAGCCGACCGGCGGCGCGATGCCCCGCCCCGCGTAGTTGTAGACCGACCCCGACAACGGGAACGCCCTGACCATCTGCGCGTACGACGAGGCGGTGAACAGCAGCGCCACCATCCCCACCAGGTAGGCCAGCACCGGCATGCCCCCGGAACGGGAGTAGACCAGGCCGAAGATGGCGAACGGCGCGATCGGCACCATGAACACCAGGCCGTAGAAGACGAGGTCGGTCAGCCCGACCCCGCGCCGTAACTCCTGGCGGTAGCCGAACTGCTCGATGCTCTCCTGTGTGCGCACGACAGCCTCTCCATGTCGTCATGCGGCAAGCGCGGGGGGTGTCTCGCCGGGCGGGGGGCGGGGGCGGGGGCCGACTCGGTGATCCTTCCGTAGCCCGGGGTCACGTCGCAAGGGGCCCCCGGGGCTCACCGCGCCTGTCGGGGACGGTGAGCCCGGACGTCAACGCCCAGGGCGGGTCAATGGTGACCGTGCGCGGCCCGCCGCCGGGGCGGCCGGCCGTAGCCGAGCACGCCCATCATGCCCTGCTCCTGGTGGTACAGGTTGTGGCAGTGGAACATCCACTCGCCCGGGTTGGCGGTCAGCACGTCGAACTCGACGCGCTCGCGCGGCTTGACGTTCACCGTGTCCTTGTGGGGCCCGCTCCCGTTCGGCACGCGGAGCTGGAAGGTGTGACCGTGCAGGTGCATCGGGTGCCACATGGGCGACTGGTTGTCCAGCACGACCCGGATCGTCTCGCCGCGGTCCACCCGCAGCCGGAACGGGTCGCTCGCCAGCCGGTCGTTCATCGTCCACTCGTTGCCCGACGGGCGCATGCCGAGCGTGACCAGCACCGTCCGCTCCGGCTTGGGCAGGTCGGGACGGGTGCGCGCCTGGAGGTCCCGGTACGCCAGCCGCCGCCCGTCGAGCTGCGGCACCTTGGCCTCCGGCCCCGGCGCGCGCCCGCCCGAGGTCCGCACCACGGCGAACGCCCGCGCCCCCTTGCCCTCCGCCATCGCCACCAGCGGGAACACCCCGTCGCCCAGCCGGACCAGGAAGTCGTAGCGCTCGCCCATCCCGACGAGGAACGTGTCGACGGTGACCGGCCGCACCCCGCACCCGTCGGCGTGCGTGACCGTCATGCGGTGCCCGCCGAGCGCCACCCGGAAGGCGGTGTCGGCGGCCGCGTTGATCACCCGGAACCTGACCCGCCGCCCCGGGCGGGCCGAGAACGTCGCGGGCGCCTCCGGCGGGCGCCCGTTCACCAGGTAGAGCGGGTGCCGGACGTCGCCGGTGACGCCGCCGAGCAGGTCGCTGCGCAGCGTGTCGTCGTGGTCGGTGCTGGCGTTGAGCCGGCGCAGCACCTCGTCGGGGGTGCCGAGCAGGCCGTCGAGCCAGTCGTCGAGCACCACCGTGTACTCCTCGTCGTAACTCAGCGGCTCGCGCGGGTCGTGCACGATGAGCGGCCCGTACAGGCCGCGGTCGGCCTGCATGCCGACGTGCGAGTGGTAGAAGTACGTGCCGGGGAACGGCACCCGGAAGACGTAGGGGAACTTCCCGCCCGGCGGGGTCGCCTTCTGCGAGTACCCCGGCGCGCCGTCCATCCGGTGGTCGAGCTGGATGCCGTGCCAGTGCACGGTCGTCGCCTCCGGCAGGTCGTTGACCAGCGTCGCGTGCACGATGTCGCCGGTGGAGGCGCTGATCGTCGGGCCCGGCAGCTCGTCGTTGTACGTCCACGTGCGGACCCTGCGGCGGCCGAGGGTGACCGTCGAGGGACGGGGCCGCAGCACGGCCGGCCCGTGCTGGGCCGCCGCAGGGGGCGCGAGCCCCGCCGTCAGCGCCGATCCGGCCGCGAACGCCCCGGTGACCAGCAACCCTCTGCGTGAGAAGGTCCCCCCGGACCATGGCGTTTGTGTCACTGTCATGCTCCCCCCGTTCACCTCGCAAGGTAACGGACAGTAACGGGAGATATCCGTTCGCCACGCGGGACGTCAGCGGGACGGCGGGCCCTGGTGATCGCCGGCCCTTGCCGGGCGGCGGCCGTACGACGACGGGTGTAGCCGGGCGCGGGCCGGCTACGCGGCAGCGCGTACCGGGTGACGCCGTGCGGCGGAGGCGGCGCGGGCCCCGGCGGCGCGAGGATCGATGGCGCCTGTCGTTCGCCCCGGACCGAAGGGACCCTCATGTCCGTCCATCACCTGCTGGCCGCCGCCCTGGCCCAGCCCGTCGGCGCGTACACCCTGACCTCGGGGCGGCTCTGGTCGTTGGTGGCCGTCCTGCTGGGGCTGATCGGCGTGGTCGCCGGCGGGCTGGCGCTGGCCCGCGCCCGGGCCCGGAGAAGAGGAGCCGTCGTGGCCCTGGCGGCGGGGCTCGCCTGCGCGGTCATCGGCGGGCTGGTGGTGGCCGCCGCCGAGGGCGGCCCCGGCACCGGCTACGGGATCGTCGGCGGCTGGGCCGCCCTGGGGCTCGGGCTGCTCGCCGTCGCCCTCGGCGCGCTCACCCTGATCCGCTCCCGCCGCCCCGCCTGACCCCGCGCTGCTGATCCTCAAATGGCGGTTGAACCGGAGTGAGGTGGAGGAGTACGGTCGAAGGACCGGTCCATGTTAATCGTTTAACACGGCGGCCACGACACCTCTCCGATCTCGATGCTCTGTGCCCGCATCCCCACCTCAGAGGAGACCATTACCGTGTATCCCTGTAGGGAATGCTAGGTTATTCGACTAGCATGAGACCCACAGCACGCCAGGTCGCCGAACTCGCGGGCGTCTCCGTCGCGACCGTCAGCTACGTCCTCAGCGGCCGCGACCGCCCGGTCGGCGCCGAGACGCGGCAACGCGTCCTCGACGCCGCCAGGCAGCTCGGCTACACGCCCAACCAGGCCGCGCGCAGCCTGCGCAAACGCCGCACCCAGCGGGTCTGCCTGGTGCTCAGCACGCTCGGCGGCGTCCCGTCCGACGAGCGGCTGGCCACCGACCTGCACGAGATGGCCGACGCGCGCGGCTACTCCGTCATCACGCTGGCCGTCTACAGCGAGGCCCGCGCGAAGGCGGCCGTGGACGTGCTGCGCGGCGGCATCGCCGACGGCGCGCTGGTCAACGTCGTCGGCGACCACCTCACCCGCGACATGCTCAACGACCTGGCCGCCGCCGGCCTGCCGCTGGTGGTGCTGAGCAACGAGGCCGGGCTGGAGGGCTGCGACGTCGTCAGGACGCCGCAGGCCGAGGCGTGCGAGGAGGCCGTCGAGCACCTGCTGGCGCAGGGCCGGCGGCGCATCGCGTTCCTCGCGCACCGCCACGAGCTGCACCGGGAGCAGCCCGAGGGCCGGCTCCTCGGCTACACCAGGGCCCTCGACCGGCACGGCGTCACCGAGCGGATCATCACCACGGGGGCGGATGACCGCGTGGCGGCTTACCAGACGGCCACCGAGCTGCTGCGTTCCCCCGACCGTCCCGACGCGATCTTCGCGGCCTCCGACCGGGCCGCGATCAGCGCGATCTGGGCGGCCAGGGACGCGGGGCTGCGCGTGCCCGGCGACGTCGCCGTCGTCGGCGCCGGCAACATCGACGAGGGTCTCATCACCAATCCGCAGCTCAGCACCGTCGGCCCGCTCAGGCACGACTACACCGACGTCGCCCGGCTGCTGTTCGACCGCCTCCAGGCCGAGGAGGCGCCGCCCGCCCGCGAGATCGTCCGCTCCTGGACCTACCTGCGGCGCGGCTCCTCCTGAAAGCCCCAGAAGGGAAAAGCGAGATGTCCCCCACTCTCAGCCGCCGTGACCTGCTCCGCCTGGCCGGGGCCGCCGCCACCGCGTCCGCCGCCGTGCCCGTCCTCACGGCCTGCGCGGGCGCGCCGCCCGCGCCCTCGGCCGGCGGCGGCGAGCCGGGCACGTTCACCGTCTACTGGAACGCCGGCCACGACTACCAGGCCTACCGGAAGGTCGTCGCCGAGTTCGAGCAGGCCAACAAGGTGAAGGTCAACCTGCAGAAGTACCAGTGGCCGGACCTCCGCACCCGGCTGCTGGCCGACTTCGCCTCCGGGACCGTTCCCGACCTGGTGGAGGAGCCCGGCGGGTGGGTGCAGGAGTTCGCGATCTCCGGCAACGCCCGCTCGTTGCAGGACTTCGTGGACCGCGACGGTGAGGCCATGGGCTTCCCCGCCGACTGGCAGCCGGTCACCGTGGAGCGCAACTCCTACCAGGGCAAGGTGTACGGGGTGCAGCTCCACCTGACCTGCAACACGCTGCTCTACAACAAGGCCATGCTGCGCGAGGCCGGCGTGGAGGTGCCGTCGACGTGGGAGGAGTTCCTGGCGGCCGCCCGGAAGCTGACCAAGGACGGCGTGTACGGCGTCGCGCTCAACCAGGACTACACCTACCTGTGGCCGTGGATGGTGCAGGCCGGCGTCACCCCGTACGAGCCGGGGAGCGGCGCGATCATGGAGCCGCGGGCGGCCGCCGTCGAGGCCCTGCAGTTCCAGGCCGACCTGATCCACAAGCACAAGGTCGCCCCGGTGCCGGTGTCGAGCACCGACTACTCCGGCCCGCAGAAGCTGTTCTCCGCCAGGCGCGCCGCGATGATCCTCACCGGCCCGTGGGACCTCGACCCGATCAGGAAGACCAGCCCCGACCTGGAGCTCGGCGTCGCGCCGCCGCTGAAGCACCGGACGCGGGCCACGCAGGCGGCCGGGGTCAGCATGTTCGTGCCGGCCAAGGCCGCCCGGCCCGAGCTGTCCTGGGACTTCATCAAGCGCGTCACCGCGCTGGAGGTCGAGCAGGCCGCCACGAAGGAGACCGGCATGCTCATGCCGCGCAAGTCCTGGTCCGACCTGCCGGAAGTGCAGTCGGACCCGGACATCAAGGTCTTCGCCGACGCGCTGCCCACCGCCCAGGACTCCTCCCAGCAGGTGCGCCTGACCGGTCAGCTCGGCAAGTGGGAGGAACAGCTCAAGGTCATGTACCAGCAGGTGCTCATCCAGAACCAGCCGGCCGCCGAGGCCCTGGACGCCTTCGCCAGGTCCGCCGAGGGCTACCTCAAGTGAGGCCCCGCACGCTCCAGGGCCGTTACGCGCGGACGGCCTACCTGTTCCTCCTCCCGGCCATCCTGTTCTTCGGCGCCTTCTTCTACCTGCCGATCGGCAACGTCGTCGCGACCAGCTTCCGCACCGGCCCGCAGGCCGACCGGTGGACGGGGCTCGGCAACTACGCCGAGGCCCTGGGCGACCCGGCCGTGCGGCACTCGTTCCTGGTGACGGTGGCGTTCGCGGTGCTGGTGGTGATCGGGTCGATCGTGCTCGGGCTGGCCCTGGCGATGGCGCTGGACCAGCCGCTCAGGGGCCGGGTGGTGTTCCGGGTGCTGCTGCTGGTGCCGTACCTGACGTCGGTCGCGATCGTCGGGCTGCTGTGGCGCAACATCCTCGACCCCGAGCTGGGCGTGCTCAACCGGGTGCTCGGCGCGCTCGGGCTGCCCGAGCAGCAGTGGCTCAACACCGCGCCGCTGCTCACCATCGCCGGCGTCACGCTGTGGCAGAGCGTCGGCTACACGATGGTGCTGTTCCTCGCCGGGCTTCAGGGCATTCCCGAGACCTACCACGAGGCCGCGCGGATCGACGGGGCCGACGCCTGGCGGCGGTTCTGGCGGATCACGCTGCCGCTGCTCGCGCCGACGACGCTGTTCGTCTCGGTGATGGCGGTGATCTCGGGGCTGCAGGCGTTCGGGCAGGCGTACATCATCACCAACGGCGGGCCCGGCGACGCCACCGACCTGTCGGTCTTCCACATCTTCAACGTCGCCTTCCGCACCCGCGACTTCGGCTACTCCTCGGCGCAGTCGGTGCTGCTGCTCGTCGTGATCGTCGCGTTCACGCTGGTGCAGCTGCGGGCCGGGCGGCGCGGGGAGGTCACCTACTGATGCGCAAGGCCCTGCTCCACATCACGCTCGGGCTGGCCGCCCTGGTCACCGTGGTGCCGCTGCTCTACATGGTGTCGCTGTCGCTCCAGACCGAGGCCGAGACGCTGGCCGCCGACGCGGTGCTCGTCCCGGACTCGCCCCAGTGGGGCAACTACGCCGAGCTGTTCACCCGCGCGCCGTTCGGCGACTTCATCGTCAACAGCCTGGTCGTGGCGGGCGTGATCACGCTGGCGCACCTGGTGTTCGACCCGCTCGTCGGGTACGTCTTCGCGAAGTTCCGCTTCCCGCTGCGCAACACCCTGTTCGTGGCGCTGCTGGCCACGCTCATGGTGCCGTTCTTCGTGCGGATGATCCCGCTGTACGTGCTGATGGCCAACCTGGGGTGGCTGAACACGTACCAGGGGCTGATCACGCCGTTCCTCATGGACGCCTTCGGGATCTTCCTCATGCGGCAGTTCATCCAGCCCATCCCGGACGACCTCATCAACGCCGCCCGCATCGACGGCGCGTCGGAGCTGCGCATCTACCGCAGCGTCATCCTGCCGCAGACCCGGCCGGCGCTGGCCGTGCTCGCCCTGTTCACCTTCGTCTTCCAGTGGAACGAGTTCCTCTGGCCGCTGGTCGCCACCACCACGCCCGAGATGCGCACCATCCCGGTCGGGCTCACCCTGTTCAACCAGGAGTACTTCACGCTGTGGCACCTGACGGCCGCGGGCTCGGTGATCCTCTTCGTGCCCACCGCCGTGCTGTTCGTCCTCACCCAGCGCTACTTCGTCCGGGGCATCGCCCTGACCGGCCTCAAATAAGGAGCCCTCGTCTTGCGTCCGAACGTGATCGTCGTCCTTACCGACCAGCAGCGGTGGGACACCGTCGGCCCGCTCACCCCCAACCTCGACAGGATGGCCAGGAACGGCACGCAGGCCACGGTCGCGCTCACCCCGCAGCCGGTGTGCGCGCCCGCCCGCGCCGCGCTCCAGACGGGCCGGTACCCGACCACGACCGGCGTGTACCGCAACGGGCGCGTCCTGCCGCCGGAGGAGCGCACGCTGGCGCACCACTTCGGCGCGGCCGGCTACGCCACCGGCTACATCGGCAAGTGGCACCTGGCGGGCAGCGAGCCGGTGCCGGAGGAGCAGCGCGGCGGCTACCGGTCCTGGCTGGGCGCGAACGCGCTGGAGCACACCTCCGACGCCTACCGCACGATCGTCTTCGACGAGGCGGGCGAGCCGGTGCTGCTGCCCGGCTACCGCTCCGACGCGCTGATCGACGCCGCGATCCGGTTCGTCGCCGACCACCACGACGAGCCGTTCTACCTGTTCGTCTCGCTGCTGGAGCCGCACCACCAGAACGAGGTGGACGACTACCCGGCCCCCGACGGCTACGAGGAGCGCTACCAGGGCGCCTGGCTGCCGCCGGACCTGGCCGCGCTCGGCGGCACCGCCCACCGCCACCTGGGCGGCTACCTCGGCCAGGTCAAACGCCTGGACGAAGGGCTCGGCCGGCTGCTGGACGCGCTGCGCAGCCTCGGCCTGCTGGACGACACGATCGTGGCCTACACCTCCGACCACGGCAACCACTTCAAGACCCGCAACGGCGAGTACAAGCGCTCCTGCCACGACGCCTCGCTGCGGGTGCCGCTGGCGGTGCGCGGCCCCGGCTTCGACGGCGGCGGCGCGATCGCCCGCCCGGTCAGCACCCTCGACCTGCCGCCGACGCTGCTGGCGGCCGCCGGGCTGCCGGTGCCGGAGGCGATGCAGGGCCGCTCGTTCCTGCCGCTGCTCCGCGACGCCCGCGCCGACTGGCCGGAGGAGGTGTTCTTCCAGGTCAGCGAGTCGGAGGTGGGGCGCGGCATCCGCACCTCGCGGTGGAAGTACTACGCCGTCGCCGAGGACGCCCACCCCTGGGACGACCCGGCCGCCGGCCGCTACCGCGAGCAGGCCCTCTACGACCTGGAGCACGACCCGCACGAGCTGGTGAACCTGGCCGGCTACCCGTCGCACGCCGAGGTCGCGGCCGGGCTGCGGGAGCGGCTGGCGCGCCGGATCGCCGAGGCCGAGGGCGCCCGGCCGGAGATCGAGCCGGCCGCCGGGCGCGAGGCGCCGCACCAGACGATGACGGACCCCGAGGTGCGGCTGCGCGGCCCGCAACCGGTCCGGATCGGCCACCAGCGCAAGTAGGGGCACCGGCGCCAGGCAGGGGCACTGGCGGCGGGCAGGGGCACCGGCGGCGGGCAGGGGCGCCGGCGCGTGTGCGGTGACGCGGCGTGACCGGTGTGCGCGCGGCACCGGTCACGCCGCTCAGCGGGTCAGCTCGCCGCGTCGGCGGGCTTGTGGGTGTGCCCGGCCCGCTCGGCCTGCCCGGCCCGCCCGGCGGCCGGGGCGGGGGCGGTGCCGATGGCGCCGGTGTCGAAGGCGTACTTGGCGGTCAGGGCGGCGATGGCGTCGGAGTTGACGTCGAGGGCCTTGTCGTCGATGTTCGCGATCGTGTCGCAGACGCTGTGGTAGCAGGGGTCGAGCGGGATCCCGGCGGTGCCGCCGAAGATCGCCGCCTCCTCCTCGGTCTTCAGCACCTCGGCGCCGGTGAACAGGCCGCCCGAGGGGATGCCGACCGCGATGAACGGCCCGTAGTCGGAGCGGCCGGTGAACGCCGTCGCCGTGTGGGGCAGGCCGCGCCCGGCGAAGAACTTCTCGAAGTCCTCCTCGATCACGTCGGACCCGGCGGGGCCCGCGGTGCCGAAGGCGTCGCCGTCGCCGTCGTAGATCCCGAACGTGTAGTTCGGCGAGGCGATCATGTCGAAGTTGAGGTACAGGGCGATCTTCGCCCGCTCCTCCTCCGTCAGGGACGCCACGTAGTGCTCGGAGCCGAGCAGGCCGAACTCCTCGGCGCCCCAGAACGCGAAGCGCACCGCGTTCTTCGGCTTGGTCCTGGCGAACTGCAGCGCCACCTCCAGGATCCCGGCGCTGCCCGAGCCGTTGTCGTTGATGCCGGGGCCCTCCTGGACGCTGTCCAGGTGCGCGCCGAGCATGACGACGTGGTCCGGGTCGCCCTTCCTGGTCTGCGCGATCACGTTGTACGTGGTCCGCTGCTCCACGACCGGGTCCCAGTTGAGCTGGACCGTCGTGCCCGCGGCCGCGGCCAGCTCCTGGCCGACCGAGAACCGGGTGAAGAACGCCGGGATCGTCACGCCGGGCCCGCTGAGGGTGGGGTTGAGGTCGACCTCGGTGCGGCCCTCCTGGCCCTCGTTGAAGACGATGGCCGCCTTGGCGCCGGCCGCGATCGCGTTGTCCACCTTGACGCGGAAGTTGCAGGTGCCGCGCTGCATGAGCGCGACGTTGCCCGGGACGAACCCGGCGAAGTCGCTCGCCTCGCACCCCGACGTCGAGGTGTTGGCCGCCGCGCCGGGCGGCAGCACCAGGTCCACAGGCTGGATGGTGCCGCTCGCCGAGCCGGACGGGGAGTCGGCCATCGCCACGTAGTCCTGGAAGAAGCCGTAGGTGTAGGTCTTCTCCGGGGCGGGGCCGGTGCGCTTGAGCACGGGCGGGGTGCGGTAGCCGTCGAAGGTGAACTCGAACGGCTGGATCGTCACCTGGTAGCCGGCGGCGCGGAGCTTGCGGGCCACGTAGTCGCGGGAGGCGTCGAAGCCGGGGCTGCTGGAGACGCGGGTGCCGCCGTTGGCGTCCGCGATGGCCTGGAATGCTTTGAGGTGTTTCTTGACGTTCTTGCCTGAGACGTCCTTGACGAGCTTGCGGATCGCGGCGTCGTCGCGGCCGTGGGCCTCGGCGGGGGCTGCGACGGCTAACGGGGACAGGGCCACGGCGGCCACGGTGATGGCGCCGAGTAGGGAACGCATGCTTCCGTTGCTCCTCGGTACGTGGTGGGGGACCCGGGTCGAGATGCGCGCGTTTCCTGCCCGAAAGTAGTAATTACTGAGCTATTAGCCAAGATTGGGGATGTCTCCCTTGCGTCACGATACGTTCACCATCGCCGGGCGGGCCGTGCACCGGCTGGGGTTCGGCGCCATGAGCCTCACCGGACCCGGCGTGTGGGGCCCGCCGAAGGACCGCGACGCGTGCGTCCGGGTGCTGCGCCGAGCCGTCGAGCTGGGCGTCGAATTCATCGACACCGCCGACTCCTACGGGCCCTACGTCAGCGAGGAGATCATCCGCGAGGCGTTGCACCCGTACCCGGAGCACGTCGTGATCGCCACCAAGGCCGGGTTCGTGCGTACCGGGCCGGGGGAGTGGCACCCCGTGGGGCGGCCCGCGTACCTGCGGCAGGAGGTCGAGATGAGCCTGCGCAGGCTCGGCGTGGACCGGCTCGACCTGCTCCAGCTCCACCGCATCGACCCCGAGGTGCCGCTGGAGGACCAGGTGGGCGAGCTGAAGGCGCTCCAGGACGAGGGCAAGATCGCCGAGATCGGCCTGTCCGAGGTCACCGTCGCCGACCTGGAACGGGCCCGCCGCGTCGCCCCGATCGCCACCGTCCAGAACCGCTACAACCTCACCCTGCGCGGCTCCGAGGACGTCCTGGAGCACTGCGAG includes:
- a CDS encoding GOLPH3/VPS74 family protein; this encodes MNRLPLHQDLYLIAHDQSGKLLVHPASMGLGLAGAAMLELALAGRVAVARGRVAASVPSRPAADPADAADDFSGDLLALVTREPGDVRTPVKKAAGAAYERTREALVAAGVLRRTTKRVMGLLPTTRYLIADIASVVRASSGARSAVEGWRQPDARCAALCGLVAALRLEEELYLDQPSGRLAARLREIAREGSREVAELVGVVETLVGEAAVAVYR
- a CDS encoding APC family permease, with protein sequence MRTQESIEQFGYRQELRRGVGLTDLVFYGLVFMVPIAPFAIFGLVYSRSGGMPVLAYLVGMVALLFTASSYAQMVRAFPLSGSVYNYAGRGIAPPVGFLTGWMVLLDYILVPSLLYLVASIAMHDIVPAVPVWAWLVGFVAVNMAINLRGIRMTVRLTRVMIVAELVVLALFLLVGIWALLQGKGRGFSLEPLFNAGTFSWPVVFAAVSVAVLSFLGFDGISMLVEESTGGSEQVGRAMRMALVLAGVLFVTQVWVAALLVPDPDGLLRSGSGTAFYDAAAVAGGEWLRHVTSAATALSWGLANTLVAQVAVSRLLYAMARDRQLPSFLARVSVRHSVPANAIVLVSALSVGLGVWMSVRRDGVDLLSSLINMGAMVAFIVLHVSVIVHYVVRGGSRAWWPHLVAPLAGMGILILVVINANVLAQVVGLAWLAAGVLMLISLYALGRRPALGGVPASRRPPAATEAS
- a CDS encoding multicopper oxidase family protein; its protein translation is MLVTGAFAAGSALTAGLAPPAAAQHGPAVLRPRPSTVTLGRRRVRTWTYNDELPGPTISASTGDIVHATLVNDLPEATTVHWHGIQLDHRMDGAPGYSQKATPPGGKFPYVFRVPFPGTYFYHSHVGMQADRGLYGPLIVHDPREPLSYDEEYTVVLDDWLDGLLGTPDEVLRRLNASTDHDDTLRSDLLGGVTGDVRHPLYLVNGRPPEAPATFSARPGRRVRFRVINAAADTAFRVALGGHRMTVTHADGCGVRPVTVDTFLVGMGERYDFLVRLGDGVFPLVAMAEGKGARAFAVVRTSGGRAPGPEAKVPQLDGRRLAYRDLQARTRPDLPKPERTVLVTLGMRPSGNEWTMNDRLASDPFRLRVDRGETIRVVLDNQSPMWHPMHLHGHTFQLRVPNGSGPHKDTVNVKPRERVEFDVLTANPGEWMFHCHNLYHQEQGMMGVLGYGRPPRRRAAHGHH
- a CDS encoding DUF6223 family protein, with translation MSVHHLLAAALAQPVGAYTLTSGRLWSLVAVLLGLIGVVAGGLALARARARRRGAVVALAAGLACAVIGGLVVAAAEGGPGTGYGIVGGWAALGLGLLAVALGALTLIRSRRPA
- a CDS encoding LacI family DNA-binding transcriptional regulator, coding for MRPTARQVAELAGVSVATVSYVLSGRDRPVGAETRQRVLDAARQLGYTPNQAARSLRKRRTQRVCLVLSTLGGVPSDERLATDLHEMADARGYSVITLAVYSEARAKAAVDVLRGGIADGALVNVVGDHLTRDMLNDLAAAGLPLVVLSNEAGLEGCDVVRTPQAEACEEAVEHLLAQGRRRIAFLAHRHELHREQPEGRLLGYTRALDRHGVTERIITTGADDRVAAYQTATELLRSPDRPDAIFAASDRAAISAIWAARDAGLRVPGDVAVVGAGNIDEGLITNPQLSTVGPLRHDYTDVARLLFDRLQAEEAPPAREIVRSWTYLRRGSS
- a CDS encoding sugar ABC transporter substrate-binding protein, producing MSPTLSRRDLLRLAGAAATASAAVPVLTACAGAPPAPSAGGGEPGTFTVYWNAGHDYQAYRKVVAEFEQANKVKVNLQKYQWPDLRTRLLADFASGTVPDLVEEPGGWVQEFAISGNARSLQDFVDRDGEAMGFPADWQPVTVERNSYQGKVYGVQLHLTCNTLLYNKAMLREAGVEVPSTWEEFLAAARKLTKDGVYGVALNQDYTYLWPWMVQAGVTPYEPGSGAIMEPRAAAVEALQFQADLIHKHKVAPVPVSSTDYSGPQKLFSARRAAMILTGPWDLDPIRKTSPDLELGVAPPLKHRTRATQAAGVSMFVPAKAARPELSWDFIKRVTALEVEQAATKETGMLMPRKSWSDLPEVQSDPDIKVFADALPTAQDSSQQVRLTGQLGKWEEQLKVMYQQVLIQNQPAAEALDAFARSAEGYLK
- a CDS encoding carbohydrate ABC transporter permease, producing MRPRTLQGRYARTAYLFLLPAILFFGAFFYLPIGNVVATSFRTGPQADRWTGLGNYAEALGDPAVRHSFLVTVAFAVLVVIGSIVLGLALAMALDQPLRGRVVFRVLLLVPYLTSVAIVGLLWRNILDPELGVLNRVLGALGLPEQQWLNTAPLLTIAGVTLWQSVGYTMVLFLAGLQGIPETYHEAARIDGADAWRRFWRITLPLLAPTTLFVSVMAVISGLQAFGQAYIITNGGPGDATDLSVFHIFNVAFRTRDFGYSSAQSVLLLVVIVAFTLVQLRAGRRGEVTY
- a CDS encoding carbohydrate ABC transporter permease codes for the protein MRKALLHITLGLAALVTVVPLLYMVSLSLQTEAETLAADAVLVPDSPQWGNYAELFTRAPFGDFIVNSLVVAGVITLAHLVFDPLVGYVFAKFRFPLRNTLFVALLATLMVPFFVRMIPLYVLMANLGWLNTYQGLITPFLMDAFGIFLMRQFIQPIPDDLINAARIDGASELRIYRSVILPQTRPALAVLALFTFVFQWNEFLWPLVATTTPEMRTIPVGLTLFNQEYFTLWHLTAAGSVILFVPTAVLFVLTQRYFVRGIALTGLK